A part of Citrifermentans bremense genomic DNA contains:
- a CDS encoding AMP-binding protein, protein MQTLVDLFHSFAKRGDKVALVNRTGVRRLPVSYRELYDLSLRMASLLARQGVAPGDRVLLWGPNSSWWAVAYWGIIMRGAVAVPVDFMSERGRADSIRQLTQARIVLQSRFKPERIDEGPSLLLEDLQYLLEGVEPIADTAAPAPDDMAQLIYTSGTTGNPKGVILTHKNLVANIKQINEQVPIITPEFTFLSLLPLSHMFEQMGGFFTPLYQGAAVVYPRTLKPSAIMEALSEEDIYVIMSVPRLMQLLKSTIERELAEKGLGKVFASLTGVAQGLSKPQRAKLFFPVQRKFGKNFTVFVSGGAPLDPDVFRFWDSMGFTVLEGYGLTECSPVLCVNTVERQVAGSVGPPLPGVELRLDGKEVVVRGDNVFPGYYQNEEATRGAFNAEGWFKTGDLGEIAPDGWLSIKGREKELIVTGGGVNVYPDELEAVLNKVTGVKESCVIGLDRGAGEEVHAVLLLDEQAPRPEEILSRANAQLDAMHQITGYTLWDEPEFPKTTTLKVKKFQVKEHVKKGAATDASGPGKDHLINLLAKVTGTAAAEIKEESFLVADLGLTSIGRLELVNYLEQEYRMDIEDSQIGPQTKVADLRRIISRREKAGHRGHYRFWTNTPAVRALRMAADALLNYPLYRLFATLEVRGAERLEAVQGPVVFVSNHLGYFDQPSLMFSLPRRIRYRTATAAYEEFFFGPDRGMVRLWKLLTYEYGTLFLNLFPLPQTSGFSGAVRFMGKLADNGLNTLIFPEGEHSRDAKLHDFQAGLGVIVKELGVPVVPVKISGTDQILPPDRVGLPRRGRVSVTFGEPLQFRFEEPAEIVRKAHEAVAAL, encoded by the coding sequence ATGCAGACACTGGTTGATTTATTCCATAGCTTCGCCAAGCGCGGCGACAAAGTCGCCCTGGTCAACCGGACCGGCGTCAGGCGCCTGCCGGTTTCCTATCGCGAACTGTACGACCTCTCCCTCAGGATGGCATCGCTTCTGGCCCGGCAGGGCGTCGCCCCAGGAGACCGGGTGCTCCTCTGGGGGCCGAACTCTTCCTGGTGGGCGGTCGCCTACTGGGGGATCATCATGCGCGGCGCCGTGGCGGTTCCGGTGGATTTCATGTCGGAGCGCGGGCGGGCCGACTCGATCCGCCAGTTGACCCAGGCCCGCATCGTGCTGCAGAGCCGGTTCAAGCCGGAGAGGATCGACGAGGGTCCGAGCCTCTTGCTCGAGGACCTGCAGTACCTCCTGGAGGGGGTTGAGCCGATTGCGGACACCGCCGCTCCCGCCCCGGACGACATGGCGCAGCTCATCTATACCTCCGGCACCACCGGCAACCCGAAGGGTGTGATCCTCACCCACAAGAACCTGGTCGCGAACATCAAGCAGATCAACGAGCAGGTCCCGATCATCACACCGGAGTTCACCTTCCTGTCGCTATTGCCGCTGTCGCACATGTTCGAGCAGATGGGAGGCTTCTTCACGCCGCTTTACCAGGGGGCCGCCGTGGTCTACCCCCGCACCTTGAAGCCCTCGGCCATCATGGAGGCTTTGAGCGAGGAGGACATCTACGTCATCATGTCCGTGCCGCGCCTGATGCAGCTTTTGAAGAGCACGATCGAGCGCGAGCTGGCGGAAAAGGGTCTGGGCAAGGTCTTCGCCTCGCTCACCGGGGTCGCGCAGGGTCTCTCCAAGCCGCAGCGGGCCAAGCTCTTCTTCCCGGTGCAGCGAAAGTTCGGCAAAAACTTCACCGTCTTCGTATCAGGCGGCGCGCCGCTCGACCCCGACGTCTTCCGCTTCTGGGACTCCATGGGGTTCACCGTCCTCGAAGGGTACGGCCTTACCGAGTGCTCCCCCGTTCTCTGCGTCAACACAGTGGAGCGGCAGGTGGCGGGTTCGGTGGGGCCGCCGCTTCCCGGAGTGGAGCTGAGGCTTGACGGAAAAGAGGTGGTGGTGCGCGGCGACAACGTCTTTCCGGGCTACTACCAAAACGAGGAGGCGACCCGGGGCGCGTTCAACGCCGAGGGGTGGTTCAAGACCGGGGACCTGGGGGAGATAGCTCCGGACGGCTGGCTCAGCATCAAGGGGCGCGAGAAGGAGCTCATCGTCACCGGCGGCGGCGTGAACGTCTACCCGGACGAACTGGAGGCTGTGCTCAACAAGGTGACAGGGGTTAAGGAGTCCTGCGTCATCGGGCTGGACCGGGGGGCGGGCGAGGAGGTGCACGCGGTACTGCTGCTGGACGAGCAGGCACCAAGGCCAGAGGAGATCCTCTCGCGGGCGAACGCCCAGCTGGACGCCATGCACCAGATAACCGGCTACACGCTCTGGGACGAACCGGAGTTCCCGAAGACCACGACGCTCAAGGTCAAGAAATTCCAGGTGAAGGAGCACGTGAAAAAGGGGGCAGCCACCGACGCATCCGGGCCGGGGAAGGATCACCTCATAAATCTCCTGGCCAAGGTGACCGGAACTGCAGCTGCCGAGATAAAGGAAGAGTCGTTCCTCGTGGCCGACCTAGGCCTCACCTCGATAGGGCGCTTGGAACTGGTCAACTACCTGGAGCAGGAATACCGGATGGACATCGAGGATTCCCAGATCGGTCCGCAGACCAAGGTGGCCGACCTGCGCCGCATCATCTCCCGGCGCGAGAAGGCCGGGCACCGAGGCCATTACCGGTTCTGGACCAACACGCCGGCGGTGCGCGCCCTGCGCATGGCTGCCGACGCTCTTTTGAACTACCCTTTGTACCGTCTCTTCGCGACGCTGGAGGTGCGCGGCGCGGAGCGCCTGGAAGCGGTGCAGGGGCCGGTCGTCTTCGTCTCGAACCACCTGGGGTACTTCGACCAGCCGTCGCTGATGTTCTCGCTCCCAAGGAGAATCCGCTACCGCACCGCCACCGCCGCCTATGAGGAGTTCTTCTTCGGCCCCGACCGCGGCATGGTCCGCCTGTGGAAGCTTTTGACCTACGAGTACGGCACCCTGTTCCTCAACCTGTTCCCGCTGCCGCAGACCAGCGGGTTCAGCGGCGCCGTGCGCTTCATGGGAAAGCTTGCGGACAACGGTCTCAACACCCTGATCTTCCCGGAAGGGGAGCACTCGCGTGACGCGAAGCTGCACGACTTCCAGGCGGGGCTGGGTGTCATCGTCAAGGAACTTGGGGTCCCGGTGGTGCCGGTCAAGATCAGCGGCACCGACCAGATCCTGCCGCCGGACCGGGTGGGGCTGCCTCGGCGGGGGAGGGTGAGCGTCACCTTCGGCGAGCCGCTGCAGTTCCGCTTCGAGGAGCCCGCCGAGATCGTCAGGAAGGCGCACGAGGCCGTGGCCGCGCTCTAG
- a CDS encoding MucR family transcriptional regulator codes for MATLVEIAAQIVASHASSTPMTSDQLIFEIGKVHTALKNLEAGEPLEGSEETKTSLTVKEAFRKGEVVCMLCGKGGFKTLARHLNTAHGMKPGEYKKQFSIPGKQPLAAKNYSDARRKMALDRGLADNLAKARGVRMANIEAKKTAPVKPAKPAKAPKPPKEAGAKAKTA; via the coding sequence ATGGCAACCTTGGTAGAGATCGCAGCTCAGATTGTAGCGTCGCATGCGTCAAGCACTCCGATGACCTCAGATCAGCTTATATTCGAGATCGGCAAAGTTCACACTGCTCTCAAGAACCTTGAAGCAGGTGAGCCTTTAGAGGGATCAGAGGAAACGAAGACATCTTTGACGGTAAAAGAGGCCTTCAGGAAGGGCGAGGTAGTTTGCATGCTCTGCGGCAAGGGCGGTTTCAAGACCCTGGCAAGGCACTTGAACACCGCGCACGGCATGAAACCGGGCGAGTACAAGAAACAGTTCTCAATACCCGGGAAACAGCCGCTCGCCGCGAAGAACTATTCCGACGCCAGGCGAAAGATGGCGCTGGACCGCGGGCTGGCAGACAACCTTGCCAAGGCGCGCGGGGTGCGCATGGCCAACATCGAGGCGAAGAAGACCGCTCCGGTCAAGCCGGCAAAACCAGCCAAGGCCCCTAAGCCTCCCAAGGAAGCCGGCGCCAAGGCCAAGACAGCCTGA